One segment of Paenibacillus sp. FSL R7-0337 DNA contains the following:
- a CDS encoding biotin transporter BioY has protein sequence MRIKELVYAALFAALIAVLGLIPPVSLGIIPVPVTAQTLGVMLAGCFLGWRTGALSLIIFLILIALGLPVLPGGRGGLAILVGPTAGYLFSWPLAAGLIGWFAEAVWPKVRAWKLFTVNLIFGVLLVNLIGASAMAWITNTPLWTGLAGSAAFLPGDLIKALLAAVITMQLRAFSPVEEKKGA, from the coding sequence TTGAGAATCAAAGAGTTAGTCTATGCGGCCTTATTCGCCGCGCTTATCGCGGTACTGGGTTTGATTCCGCCCGTATCCCTCGGCATTATCCCTGTACCTGTCACTGCCCAGACGCTCGGCGTCATGCTGGCCGGCTGTTTTCTGGGCTGGCGGACGGGTGCGCTCAGCCTGATCATTTTCCTTATCCTCATCGCCTTAGGCTTGCCGGTATTACCAGGCGGACGCGGCGGGCTGGCTATCCTGGTTGGACCGACAGCAGGCTATCTGTTCAGTTGGCCGCTGGCGGCGGGGCTGATCGGCTGGTTCGCTGAAGCGGTCTGGCCGAAAGTACGGGCCTGGAAGCTGTTCACTGTTAATCTGATCTTTGGCGTTCTGCTCGTTAATCTGATCGGCGCTTCTGCCATGGCCTGGATCACGAATACACCGCTCTGGACCGGACTTGCCGGGTCTGCGGCTTTTCTGCCCGGAGATCTGATCAAGGCTCTGCTGGCCGCCGTCATCACCATGCAGCTCCGGGCATTCAGTCCGGTTGAGGAGAAGAAGGGGGCGTGA
- a CDS encoding AMP-binding protein: MNLAEHILERAALVPHRIAISDGHDERTYEQLTKRVQQIASGLRQGGHSNQTIALLSGNRMEFAEFVLGAIYAGSIPVLLDPKWSPAAIEQVIRQCAPGLLVSEAGFAADLTGRYSRIPQLYFSREQVSGSYEAWVAGFDPVAEAADNPELLFIGYTSGTTGIPKGYMRTHLSWLSSLEATDKAFSLNRMQHVLAPGPFVHSLSLFALLQSLYSRATFHLLPEFDAERVLTLCSRVPDMILFVVPAMTEALLRQTESSNAIISIQSLISSGGKWPVSSIFKCREKFKGVRLYEYYGSSEASYISYLELTGAEPQDSLGQPFSGVELMICDEQFREVPLGTAGELYIRSDMIFSGYHLLPEETARVFRDGWLRTGDYVYQDRQMHLRLAGRAGSMIKSGGLKVFPEEVEAVLLRHPNIREAMVFGIADERWGEQVTLMIQWQGQERLTLDEIRTYCRPYLASYKLPKQLISVEEFSYTGSGKIARQLMKNRAAEELT, translated from the coding sequence ATGAATCTGGCAGAACACATTCTGGAACGTGCCGCACTCGTCCCTCACCGCATTGCAATTTCAGATGGACACGATGAACGTACCTATGAGCAGCTTACAAAGCGGGTTCAGCAGATTGCCAGCGGTCTGCGGCAGGGCGGACACTCGAATCAGACCATTGCGCTTCTGTCTGGTAACCGCATGGAATTCGCCGAATTTGTTCTTGGTGCTATCTACGCAGGCAGCATTCCCGTGCTGCTGGACCCGAAATGGTCTCCAGCAGCGATAGAGCAAGTTATCCGGCAATGCGCTCCCGGGCTGCTTGTCAGTGAGGCAGGCTTCGCAGCTGATCTGACTGGTCGTTACAGTAGAATTCCCCAGCTATATTTCAGCAGGGAACAGGTCTCCGGCAGCTATGAGGCTTGGGTTGCTGGCTTCGATCCGGTGGCTGAAGCAGCAGATAACCCTGAACTGCTGTTCATTGGGTATACCTCAGGCACCACAGGTATCCCGAAGGGGTATATGCGAACCCATCTGTCGTGGTTAAGCAGCTTGGAGGCTACAGATAAGGCGTTCAGCCTGAACCGGATGCAGCATGTGCTTGCGCCCGGGCCGTTCGTTCATTCGCTGTCGCTGTTCGCCCTGCTGCAATCCCTGTACAGCAGAGCCACATTCCATCTCCTTCCGGAATTCGATGCAGAGCGCGTACTCACCCTGTGCTCCCGCGTACCGGATATGATTCTGTTCGTTGTGCCTGCTATGACTGAGGCGTTATTGCGCCAAACAGAATCAAGTAACGCCATAATATCCATCCAGTCCTTGATTAGCTCCGGCGGCAAATGGCCTGTGTCTTCTATATTTAAGTGCCGCGAGAAGTTCAAAGGAGTTAGGCTCTATGAATATTACGGCTCATCTGAAGCCAGCTACATCAGCTATCTGGAGCTTACCGGAGCGGAGCCGCAGGACTCTCTGGGCCAGCCGTTCAGCGGTGTAGAGCTAATGATCTGTGATGAACAATTCCGCGAGGTTCCTCTAGGCACGGCGGGGGAGCTGTACATCCGCAGCGATATGATCTTCTCCGGGTATCATCTCCTGCCGGAAGAGACGGCGCGGGTATTCCGGGACGGCTGGCTGCGCACAGGGGATTACGTGTATCAGGACCGGCAGATGCATCTACGCCTGGCCGGACGCGCGGGCAGCATGATCAAGAGCGGGGGACTCAAGGTGTTCCCGGAAGAAGTGGAAGCGGTGCTGCTTCGCCATCCGAATATCAGGGAGGCGATGGTGTTCGGCATAGCGGATGAACGCTGGGGGGAGCAGGTAACGTTAATGATACAGTGGCAGGGGCAGGAACGGCTTACACTCGATGAGATCAGAACTTATTGCCGCCCCTATCTGGCTAGCTATAAGCTGCCGAAGCAGCTGATTAGCGTAGAGGAATTCAGCTACACCGGTTCCGGCAAAATCGCCCGCCAGCTCATGAAGAACCGCGCGGCAGAGGAGTTGACATGA